From Candidatus Zixiibacteriota bacterium:
GCTCATGTCGATCCCGACCATAAAAATCCCTTCAAGCTGATTAAAGAGGAGCTTTTGCAGTTTGCGCAAACTCAGTAAAATCTTGGCGGTACCGTTGATCTGGACAGTCCGTGTGTACCAGGTGACGATTTCTCCGTTGTTTGCTCCGCAATGTAAATATTTTCCCTCCTGCTCGGTATATTCAATACAGGCTTTCGAAAAATATGGTTTAAAGGGA
This genomic window contains:
- the yidD gene encoding membrane protein insertion efficiency factor YidD, producing the protein MLAVPLIWTVRVYQVTISPLFAPQCKYFPSCSVYSIQAFEKYGLKGIIHSVKRISRCHPFAKGGYDPLR